The Sporichthya brevicatena nucleotide sequence AACACCATCGAGCGCGGGTTCAACATCTTCAAGCAGTGGCGCGGATTGGCCACCCGTTACGAAAGCTCGCCCTGACCTACCGCGGCGGCGCGGTCCTGCGGGCGATCGTCATCTGGGCCACCGGGTTAGGAGACGTGCCCTAGCCGACGCCGACGTACTGCTCGAAGAGGGTGGCCTCGTCGACCTGGTCGGGGCTGCCGGAGAACACGATCTCGCCGCGGTTGAGGAGATACACCTGGTCCGCGAGGGCGAGGGCGCGGTTGACGTACTGCTCGACGAGGACGAGGGCGGCACCGCCGTCGCGGAGCTTCGCGAGGAACTCGAAAATCTCGTCGACGACCTTGGGGGCGAGGCCGAGGCTCACCTCGTCCAGCAGGACGACGCGCGGGTTCTGAATGTAGGCGCGGGCGAGGGCGAGCATCTGCTGCTCACCACCGCTCATCGTCCCCGCCAGCTGCGGCAGGCGCTCGCCGAGGCGAGGAAAGGCCGACACGGCACGTTCGATCGACTGGGCCTGCTGACCAGGTGCCGACTGGAGCGAGAGGTTCTCACGCACCGTCAGGGACGGGAAGACGCCTCGTCCCTCCGGGATGTGGCACAGGCCGCGCTTGACGCGCTGGTTGGGCGAACTCCGCGTGATGTCCGCCCCGCCCAGGCTGAGCCGTCCCGATCGCGGCCGGATCAGGCCGGCGGCCACCCGCATGAGGGTGGTCTTGCCGGCGCCGTTGGGGCCGAGCAGGGCGGCCACCGTCCCGTCGGGGACCTCCAGGGACACCCCGCGCAGGACGGTGGACTCGCCGTAACCGGCGGTGACGTCGGTGACCGAAAACATTCCGTCAGCCCGCTCTCGTCTGGGAGGAGGAGTGCTCCTCGGCCTCGACCTCGGTCTCGACGCTCTCGTCACCGAGGTAGGCGGCGCGCACGAGTTCGCTGGTCCGGACCTGCTCGGCGGTCCCCTCGAAGATCGGCTTGCCGAAGTCCAGCACGTGGATGTAGCCGCAGATCTTCATCACCAGCGACATGTCGTGCTCGACGAGGAGGATCCCGAGCTCACGGGCCTCGAGCAGCCCCTCCAGGATCTCGCCGAATCGCGCCGTCTCGACACGGTCCAGACCGCTGCTCGGTTCGTCGAGCAGGAGCACCTGGAACCCGCCGGCGATGACGCGGGCCAACTCGACCAGTCGGCGCTGGCCCGTGGACAGCGCCGCGGCCTGACGGGTCGCCAGGTGCGTGATGTCGCACAGCTCCAACGCCTGATCGGTCACCTCGCTGACCCGCGCGCGATTTCCGCGCGCGGGCACGAGGTGCCGCCACGGCTTCGAGCCCGCCATGGCGGCCTCGCGGCCGAGGGCCACGTTCGCCCGCACGGTGAGGCTGTCGAACAGCTCCATCCGCTGGAACGTCCGGCCCAGACCACGCTGGGCCCGGACCTGCGGGGCGGCGTGCGTGACGTCCTCGCCGAACAGCCGCACCGTGCCGGTCGTCGGACGCAGCAGGCCGGTGCAGGCGTTGAACGTCGTGGTCTTGCCCGCCCCGTTGGGCCCGATCAATCCGGTGATCCGGCCCAACGGAGCGGTCAGCGAGAGGGTGTCGAGGGCGAGGTGGCCTCCGTACCGGACGGAGACCCCCTCGACCTCGAGCCCGCGGGATTCCTTCGCCGGTTTCCTCGAAGGAGAGTCCGTCACGGTTATCCCTTCACCGGTTCGTGGGCGAAGCAGAGCTTCTGCGCGCCCAGCGGTGCCCGGTACGCCTTGTCGATGACCGCCACCGCGTAGTAGCACGGTTGGGTCTTCGGGAGCTTGCCGCGCTCGAAGGTGACGCCCGGCCCGAGACCCCCGAGGGTCTCGTTCTTCAGGCTGTACAGCCCGTCGTAGATCATGGCCGTGGTGATCGAACCCGCGCGGGCCTTGGCGGACACGGACCCCATCGCCGCCTCCAGCAACTTGCCCGAGGCCCAGCCGGACAGCGCCGACTGGTCCGGCACGAAGTCCGGCATGAACGTCTTCAGCGCGGTGCGGAAGGCGTCGATCGCCGGGATGCCGGTGGCGGCGAGCGGAGCGTTCGGCGAGCCGGAGTAGACCTTGATCTTGGAGATGAACGGGTCGCTCAACGCCGCCGAGGTGAAGCTGAACGAGGCACCCACGATCGGCACACGGAAGCCGATGCTGTCGCAGGAGCGCGCCAGACGGAGCTCGGAGGCGGCGTCGACGTACGCGGTGATGAACTGCGCGCCCTTGTCCTTCGCGAGCTGGCAACCCGAGGTGAAGCTGGGCTGGGTCAGGGAGACGCCCTGGGTGCCCACAACCTCGACCTTGGCCATGTCGGCCATGCCACCCTTGGTCTGCGCCGACTTGGCGCTCGTGGTGCAGATCGTCGCCTCGACGCAGTAGAGGATGAACGTCTTCGTCATCCCCTCGGCCCGCCGGATCGCGTCCATGGGTCCGGCGAAGGCCGACAGCGTGCCGCCGCCCTGCGGGAAGACGTACTGGCTCTCGTTCCAGATCGGGTCGACCAGGTCACCGCCGATCTGCGGGAACTTGTGCTTCTCCAGCGTCGGAACCATCGCCGCGAACGAGATCGGCATGGCCGACCCGACGATCGCCTGCACCTTCTTGTTGACGATCAGGTCCTCGGTGACCGACGCGGTGCGCTGCGGGTCGTTCTGGTCATCGACCGCGATGACCTGGACGGGGTGGCACTCCAGGCCGCCCTTGGCGTTGATCGCGCTGGCCCAGAGCGCCAGGCCCTCCTTGTGCCGACCCGTGGTCTGGCCGACGAGACCGCTGAACGTGCCGACCTGACCGATCTTGACCGGGTCCAGCTGCTTCGTGCAGGGCACGATCGCCGGCGTCTTGGCCCCGCCGGCGGCGTTGCCCTTGTTGCCCTTGGTCTTGGCGTCCTTGCCGCCGCCCTTGGCAGGCTTGTTCGCCTCGCCGGCGGTGTCCGGCGCGGCGGTGGCGCCCGGCGCCGCCGTGGCGTCCGGAGCGGCCGGGTCGGCGGGAATCGCCTCCGGGTCGGCGGGGGCGGCCGGGTCCGCCGCCGTGTCGGTCGCCGGGTCCTGGATCGCGGCGTCGGCGCCTACCGCTGCCTGGTCCGCGTCGCTGTCGTCGCCGCCGCACGCGGTGGCGCTCAGCGCAACGGCGAGGCTGAGGCACACCGCCTGGGTGAGGCGGTATCTCCTCCCGCGTGGCTGGAACATAGTCAGACTCCTTCGTCGGTTTCATACCGGGACGGCGCGTACGCACCAGCCGGAGCAGGGGACGCCGGCGCTTCACCGGCGTCAGGGGGCACCGCTCGCGCCGGAGCGCTGTCGGCGCGGGCGTGCGCAGGCGTGGTCGCGGGGTGGCGACGGGCCCAGACCTCACGGGCCTGGCGCTGCAACGCGCCCTGGGAGTTGGCGGCGAGGAAGATTGCCGCGAGACCAAAGATCACGTAGCTCCACAGCGTCGTCTTCTCACCGCTGATGTACGCCGGCAGCACGTGGAACAGGGACGCCGCGACGATCGCGGACGACACCGTCCGGCGACCGCTGATCGCCAGGAAGGCCAGGATCACCAGCGAGTCCTGGCTGGAGAAGGTGTCCTGGCTGACGCGCGAGAACAACCCGGCGGTCGTCGCGCCGCTGATCCCCGCGAGGAACGCGGAGATGCAGAAGACGATGACCCGGCTGATCTTGACGTTCGCCCCGAGCGTTGTGAGCGCCACCGGGGAGTCCGCCATGCCGCGCAGCAACCGGCCCATGCGCGTCTGCTCGATGGTGACCACGATCGCGATCGCGACCAGCGCGATGCCCAGCAGCAGGTAGTAGTAGTTGTCGTCGTCGGTGAAGCCCTCGGGCCGTCGGGTCGGGATGCCCGAGGAGAACATGTAGTCCCGGCTGTACGCGTACTGCGCCAGCAGGATCCCGAAGCCGAGCGTCGCCAGCGCCAGGTACAGCCCGGAGAGCCGGATCGCCGGAATCGCGATGACCGCCCCGATCGGGACGGCGAGCAGGCCGCCGATCAACATCGCGACCATCCACGGCATGCCCTTGTCGAGCATGTGCGCGAACCCGGCGGCGCCCACCGCGGCGAAGCCGATGTGGCAGAGCGAGATCTGACCCGACGTCCGCACCAGCAGCGACAGGCTCAGGAACAGCACGACCGAGGAGATGGCGGCGTTGTAGTAGCTGATCTTCGTGTCGGCGAAGGACGGGACCAGCAGGGCCACCACCAGCAGCGCGCCCCAGCCGGCGGCGCGCGCCGGTACCGGAACCCGGCTCGGCGGCACCGCGCGCGTCTTGATCTCGCGGCCGACCTCGACCAGCCAGCCGCGGCGGGCGAAGACGAGGATGCCGAACAGCACGATGAACGGCATGTTGAAGTCGATGCCGGACAGGTTCGGGTGCGGGGCGAAGATCTTGGACGTCACGCCCTGAAGGACGCCGACGATGAGGCCACCGACGAAGCTCCACGGCAGGCTCGTGAACCGGCCGATCGCGGCAGCACCGAAGGCCTGAATGACGATCACGGACAGGATGAACACGTCGAGCTGGAGCTGG carries:
- a CDS encoding ABC transporter ATP-binding protein, with the translated sequence MFSVTDVTAGYGESTVLRGVSLEVPDGTVAALLGPNGAGKTTLMRVAAGLIRPRSGRLSLGGADITRSSPNQRVKRGLCHIPEGRGVFPSLTVRENLSLQSAPGQQAQSIERAVSAFPRLGERLPQLAGTMSGGEQQMLALARAYIQNPRVVLLDEVSLGLAPKVVDEIFEFLAKLRDGGAALVLVEQYVNRALALADQVYLLNRGEIVFSGSPDQVDEATLFEQYVGVG
- a CDS encoding ABC transporter ATP-binding protein; this encodes MTDSPSRKPAKESRGLEVEGVSVRYGGHLALDTLSLTAPLGRITGLIGPNGAGKTTTFNACTGLLRPTTGTVRLFGEDVTHAAPQVRAQRGLGRTFQRMELFDSLTVRANVALGREAAMAGSKPWRHLVPARGNRARVSEVTDQALELCDITHLATRQAAALSTGQRRLVELARVIAGGFQVLLLDEPSSGLDRVETARFGEILEGLLEARELGILLVEHDMSLVMKICGYIHVLDFGKPIFEGTAEQVRTSELVRAAYLGDESVETEVEAEEHSSSQTRAG
- a CDS encoding ABC transporter substrate-binding protein encodes the protein MFQPRGRRYRLTQAVCLSLAVALSATACGGDDSDADQAAVGADAAIQDPATDTAADPAAPADPEAIPADPAAPDATAAPGATAAPDTAGEANKPAKGGGKDAKTKGNKGNAAGGAKTPAIVPCTKQLDPVKIGQVGTFSGLVGQTTGRHKEGLALWASAINAKGGLECHPVQVIAVDDQNDPQRTASVTEDLIVNKKVQAIVGSAMPISFAAMVPTLEKHKFPQIGGDLVDPIWNESQYVFPQGGGTLSAFAGPMDAIRRAEGMTKTFILYCVEATICTTSAKSAQTKGGMADMAKVEVVGTQGVSLTQPSFTSGCQLAKDKGAQFITAYVDAASELRLARSCDSIGFRVPIVGASFSFTSAALSDPFISKIKVYSGSPNAPLAATGIPAIDAFRTALKTFMPDFVPDQSALSGWASGKLLEAAMGSVSAKARAGSITTAMIYDGLYSLKNETLGGLGPGVTFERGKLPKTQPCYYAVAVIDKAYRAPLGAQKLCFAHEPVKG
- a CDS encoding ABC transporter permease — its product is MSDYVPYLIFGISLGSVYGLAAMGLVLTYKTSGLFNIAQGAISAAGAYAFYELRDDAGLSWPVAALIVLLLFGLGLGFLLERMSAALREVPTAQKVTATIGLLVAIQSLLILRYGFTGLSVESFLPTDEAFTITGVPVKYDSLIVLALGVASAAALFVFFKRTRLGTAMRAVVDDQELLDQTGLNPFRIRLSAWVIGSCFAAAAGVLLASIQLQLDVFILSVIVIQAFGAAAIGRFTSLPWSFVGGLIVGVLQGVTSKIFAPHPNLSGIDFNMPFIVLFGILVFARRGWLVEVGREIKTRAVPPSRVPVPARAAGWGALLVVALLVPSFADTKISYYNAAISSVVLFLSLSLLVRTSGQISLCHIGFAAVGAAGFAHMLDKGMPWMVAMLIGGLLAVPIGAVIAIPAIRLSGLYLALATLGFGILLAQYAYSRDYMFSSGIPTRRPEGFTDDDNYYYLLLGIALVAIAIVVTIEQTRMGRLLRGMADSPVALTTLGANVKISRVIVFCISAFLAGISGATTAGLFSRVSQDTFSSQDSLVILAFLAISGRRTVSSAIVAASLFHVLPAYISGEKTTLWSYVIFGLAAIFLAANSQGALQRQAREVWARRHPATTPAHARADSAPARAVPPDAGEAPASPAPAGAYAPSRYETDEGV